Part of the Stackebrandtia endophytica genome is shown below.
ACGTTCGAATAAATGTCGGCGTACTCCTCGACCACCGACCAGTTATCGCCCAATGTGTACCCGGCGAAAACGAAGATCGAGTTCCAAATGAGACTGCCGAGTGTCGTGAACAGCAGGAAGGTGGTGACCTTCATTCTTTCCACACCGGCCGGAATCGATATCAGACTCCGAAAAATCGGAATCATTCGACCGAAGAAGACCGCCTTGACACCGTGTTTGACAAACCATGCCTCGGTTTTCTCGATGTCGGAGACCTTCACCAACGGTAGTTTCGCGGCGATGGCGACAATGCGATCCCGTCCGAAGGCGAATCCGATGTAGTACAACAGCATGGCTCCGACCACCGAACCGACGGTGGTCCAGGCAAGCGCCTCGAAGACGTTCATCTTGCCCTGAGCGGCGGTGAAGCCGGCCAGCGGCAGAATTACCTCACTGGGAAGCGGCGGAAACAGGTTCTCCAACGCGATGGCCAGACCCGCGCCGGGCCCGCCCATGGTCTCCATCAAACCGACCGCCCAGTCGGTGATATTCGACAGCACACCTTCGGTGCTCGACATATACCAGCGTCCTCACTTTCGCGACTCGCGATTAACGCTTGAAACCCGGGCCCGGCACATCCAGACTCGTTCCAAGCGTAAAAGTACCGCCGATCGACAACACGGCGAAATCACCCCGTCGACCGGATGGGTCGACCCGAAAACCTGTCGCAATCGGCTGTTGAGTCACCGACGAAGCCGTAGCCTGATGGCGATGTTTCAACGATTTTCCAGCGTGGTTCACCACCACATCGACGACGTGTTCCATTGGCATGAGCGTCCAGGCGCGGTCGTGCGGCTGACGCCGCCCTGGCTGCCGATACGAGTGGTGTCCGAGGCGAGATCGCTGCGCGACGGTGTCGCGGTGATGGCCTTGCCCGGCGGAATCACCTGGCATGCGCGTCACAGCGGTTACGACCCACCGCACCGATTCGTCGACACCCTGCGTGCCCCGCTGCCACTTCGCTGGCGTCACAGTCACGAGTTCGCAGATGTGGACGGCAGATCGACGCGGATCACCGACAACCTCACCACGAACGTGCCGGGTTTCCTGCTCAGCAGGATGTTCCGGTACCGGCATCGCCAGCTGGCCGCCGACCTGAACGCGATCGAACGGGCCGCCGACTGGTCCGATTCGGCTCCCACCGTCGCGGTCACCGGTTCCTCCGGCATGATCGGCACCGCACTGACGGCGTTTCTGACCACCGCGGGTGTCGACGTGGTTCGGCTGGTGCGGCACCCCACCGACGACGCGGGCTACCGACATTGGAATCCCGACAACCCCGACGCCGGCCTGCTCAACGGCATCGATGTGGTGGTCCACCTGGCGGGTGCGCCCATCGCCGGGAGATTCACCCCCGCGCACAAGCGCGCGATCCGGGACAGCCGCATCGATCCGACCCGTCGACTGGCACGGTTGGCCGCAGCGACCCCCAACGGCCCCAACACATTCGTGTGCGCCTCGGCGATCGGTTACTACGGGCCCGACCGCGGCGACACCGAGTTGACGGAGGACTCCGCTCCCGGAAGCGGCTTCCTCGCCGAGGTGGTCGCCGACTGGGAGGCGGCGACGCGACCGGCCTCCGACGCCGGCCTGCGCGTCGTCAACGTCCGCACCGGATTGGTGCAGTCGCCCGCCGGCGGCATGCTGCGTCTGCTGCATCCGGTGTTCAGCGCCGGTCTCGGTGGTCGGATCGGTGACGGTCGACAGTGGATGTCCTGGATAGACATCGACGATCTGACCGACATCTACCACCGCGCCATCGTGGACGACCGACTCAGCGGCCCGATCAACGCCGTCGCACCGGAAGCCGTGCGCAACACCGAGTACACGATGACGCTGGCGGACACGCTGCACCGCCCGGCGGTGATTCCGGTTCCGTCGCCCGCCCCGCGGGTCCTGTTGGGATCGGAGGGAGCCGCCGAGGTCGCCGCCGCCAACCAGCGAGTGCTCCCGACGGCGCTGCAACAGCACTCCCACACCTATCGGTTCGAGACCCTGCAACCCAGCCTCGCCCATCTATTCGGCAGGCCGGAGCGCTAGGCGTATTGGCTCGGGAGGACCGCCACGGCCACTCCCGCATATCGGTCAAACTGGACCAAAGTAACGACACCACACCCGACCCGCTGTTACGTTGTGCCGATGTCACAGATGTTCGTCAACCTGCCGGTCACCGATCTGGATCGGTCGGTGACGTTCTTCGAGCGCCTCGGGTTCAGCTTCGATCCGAACTTCACCGACGACAAGGCCACCTGCATGATCGTGGGCGGCGACGCGTTCGTCATGTTGTTGAACGAGGAGTTCTTCAAGACCTTCACCAACAAGCCGGTCGCCGAGGCCACCGAGGAGACCGAGGTCATCATCGGGGTCTCCGCCGACAGCCGCGACGAGGTCGATCGCATCGTCGACGCGGCCATGACCGCCGGAGCCGACTCCGCCAAACCTCCGGTCGAGGGAGGCGGCATGTACAGCCGAAGCTTCGCCGACCCGGATGGCCACACCTGGGAGGTCATCCACATGGACATGTCGAAGGCGGCAGCGGCTTGACCGGAACGGTCATTGCGTCACGGTGTGACCGTCCCCCAGGATCAGTCGGGACAGTCGACCGATGACCGGTTCGTCTCCCAGCGGCAACCAGCGGGAGTGGTGTCGCGACGCCGAACAGCAGGCGGGCAGCACCCGCGGGTCGGCGTCGTTGAGCAGGGTGACCGGTTCACGGTCGGTGGTCTCGGCGATCACGTCGACGGCGCCCAGTTGAGTACGCAGTCGAGCCGCCCGGTTGTCGGGTAGGCGATCAAACCAACCACGGGTGTACTCGGCGATGAGCCCGCGGCGGTCTAGTGCCTCCACCGGTGACAGCAGACGCAACCGGCGAGCCCCGTCGCGCCACACGATGGTTCCGACCCGCTGCCACAGTTCGCGCAGTTCGGGTGGCACCCGATGGCGGCGAATCGTCTCGTAGGCGGCGATCTCCTCCGATTCCACCGGCCGGCCCCATTGGAGCACCGCCGGGGTCACCGGATCGTCGGGTCGGGTCGTCACCGGGTGCACCTCGCTGTGTCGGGGATGGATGCGGGTTCACCGGGCACGACGAGAAGACACGACCTTCCGAGAACCCACCATCTCGGTATCGACGACGTCACGACGGTGTCCGGTCATTCGGATGTCGCCTCTTCGGAACGCCGAATACGCCGTCCGGGTCGCGAAGCCGCCGCTTCGCGCCGCGAGGCGGCGGACAACGCCGCTCCACCTCACCGGACGTACGCTTCGACACCCCGCCCCACGGCCGGATGCCCGTCACTCACGTCATCGAGAGCCTGTCTGGATCGACCAGACAGGCTTTAAGAATGACCTGTGGCAAAACGTTTGGTCACAGCACCCCCCGGTATTCCAATCTCGACCGCCGACCACGCCCCTCCGTCAAAAATCAGCACGGGAAAGTTGCATAGTCGCAGGCCAGTGAGCTGGTAGACCAGGTTCGACCGGCGACTTCTGCATCGATGTTCCAACATATTTCGGATGAATCCGACATAGAACACCACAGTGGACGAAAGGGTCGAGCCGCCGTCGGTCGGGACAGGTCCGGACCGGATTCCGACTCGGTTCCTCGATGCGCGACGGCGGTTACCGTTGACCGATGCATTTCGCGATCCTCGGGC
Proteins encoded:
- a CDS encoding DedA family protein, with amino-acid sequence MSSTEGVLSNITDWAVGLMETMGGPGAGLAIALENLFPPLPSEVILPLAGFTAAQGKMNVFEALAWTTVGSVVGAMLLYYIGFAFGRDRIVAIAAKLPLVKVSDIEKTEAWFVKHGVKAVFFGRMIPIFRSLISIPAGVERMKVTTFLLFTTLGSLIWNSIFVFAGYTLGDNWSVVEEYADIYSNVIIGAVALALVVFVVLRIRSAVRERRSKDTADPADSVLSHRPSDVDSSHYGPADGSGGHTRAREVPFTGDGERPLAAGDTDADPASTSPPAHPGPESHGDGLYRSNRR
- a CDS encoding TIGR01777 family oxidoreductase, whose amino-acid sequence is MFQRFSSVVHHHIDDVFHWHERPGAVVRLTPPWLPIRVVSEARSLRDGVAVMALPGGITWHARHSGYDPPHRFVDTLRAPLPLRWRHSHEFADVDGRSTRITDNLTTNVPGFLLSRMFRYRHRQLAADLNAIERAADWSDSAPTVAVTGSSGMIGTALTAFLTTAGVDVVRLVRHPTDDAGYRHWNPDNPDAGLLNGIDVVVHLAGAPIAGRFTPAHKRAIRDSRIDPTRRLARLAAATPNGPNTFVCASAIGYYGPDRGDTELTEDSAPGSGFLAEVVADWEAATRPASDAGLRVVNVRTGLVQSPAGGMLRLLHPVFSAGLGGRIGDGRQWMSWIDIDDLTDIYHRAIVDDRLSGPINAVAPEAVRNTEYTMTLADTLHRPAVIPVPSPAPRVLLGSEGAAEVAAANQRVLPTALQQHSHTYRFETLQPSLAHLFGRPER
- a CDS encoding VOC family protein, which codes for MSQMFVNLPVTDLDRSVTFFERLGFSFDPNFTDDKATCMIVGGDAFVMLLNEEFFKTFTNKPVAEATEETEVIIGVSADSRDEVDRIVDAAMTAGADSAKPPVEGGGMYSRSFADPDGHTWEVIHMDMSKAAAA